Proteins encoded together in one Apteryx mantelli isolate bAptMan1 unplaced genomic scaffold, bAptMan1.hap1 HAP1_SCAFFOLD_20, whole genome shotgun sequence window:
- the LOC136996028 gene encoding olfactory receptor 5AP2-like codes for MFSLTAKSFMILLYKKERMNQMFFLVGCLAGKRGMRDLWRYMEKGEWDNHTSPVEFILLGMGNVPSLQTPLFLLSLIIYLVTMAANILIVLLVVADRHLHTPMYFFLGNLSSLETCYSSTILSRLLASFLTGDSTISVHGCMAQFYFFGYFLVSECYLLAMMSYDRYLAICQPLLYASLMTWKVSLQLAAASWLVGFFTSTVVTSFVSRLKFCGLKVIDHFFCDFTPLLEVACSDTNAARLVTFTLAVFNLVFPFLSNLASYVCIIAAILRIPSSVGRQKAFSTCSSHLIVVTVFYGTLIIVYLMPRTPQLRQLNKVFSFFYTVLTPLVNPLIYSLQNREVREALKKAFRKALACTQSSC; via the coding sequence ATGTTCTCCCTGACAGCAAAGTCCTTCATGATTCTTCTTtacaagaaggaaagaatgaatcaaatgttctttcttgtaggctgccttgctggcaaaagaggaatgagggacctGTGGCGctacatggagaaaggggaatgggacaatcATACATCACCAGTGGAGTTTAtactgctgggaatggggaatgtccCCTCGCTGCAGACAccgctcttcctcctctcgctcatcATCTACTTGGTAACGATGGCTGCAAACATCCTCATAGTTCTGCTGGTGGTGGCAGACCGgcatctgcacacccccatgtacttcttcctgggcaatctgtcctccttggagacctgctacagctccaccatcctctcCCGcttgctggccagcttcctgactggggacagcaCCATCTCTGTTCATGGCTGTATGGCTCAGTTCTACTTCTTTGGCTATTTTTTAGTCAgtgagtgttacctgctggccatgatgtcctatgatcggtacttggccatctgccagcccctgctctatgctagcctcatgacctggaaggtctctctacagctggcagcagcgTCTTGGCTAGTGGGATTCTTTACCTCTACGGTAGTCACTTCTTTCGTATCCCGTTTAAAGTTCTGTGGCCTCAAGGtaattgaccacttcttctgtgattttacccCACTGCTAGAggttgcctgcagtgacaccaatgCGGCCAGACTGGTAACTTTCACACTAGCTGTCTTCAATCTAGTCTTCCCTTTCCTGTCCAACCTGGCCTCCTAcgtgtgcatcatagctgccatcctgaggatcccgtCCAGCGTGGGCAGGCAAAAGGCCTTCTCCacttgctcctctcacctcatcgttgtcactgttttctatggcaccctcatcattgtctacctgatgcccagaaccccccagttgaggcagctcaacaaagtgttctccttcttctacaccgtcctcacgcccctggtcaatcctctcatctacagcctgcagaacagggaggtcagggaggccctgaaGAAAGCATTTAGGAAAGCTCTGGCCTGCACTCAGAGCTCATGCTAG